In the genome of Sorangium aterium, one region contains:
- a CDS encoding TldD/PmbA family protein — protein sequence MEQQVEELMELAEQVVTRARKGGADVAEAIARSGSELTTKVRLGEPELVEEAVHKGLGMRIIKKQRVALTSTSDLTPRGIDRFVADALELADISQEDAFAGPADPELIAKGPFPALDLYDPSGGEVTAAQAIDIARRGEQAARDADPRITNSEGATFSRSAGAFALVLSGGFRGGFAGSYAQLVVSPVADDSGDKKRRGFYFTGRRHLADLDAPDAVGREAARRTLRKLGARKVPTCEAPVVFDPDVARSMLGLLGSCIMGSSIWRKSSYLVGREETRIASDLITIVDDPLIPRAPGSRPFDGEGLLARRNVVVEQGVLKTYLCDSYSGRKLKRPPTASASRGAGGGVGPSTSNFLLQPTSTPAAEIVRSTPRGLYVTEMMGFGFNAVTGDFSRGASGFWIENGELAYPVSEVTISLNLDELLQRIDAVGDDLDLRTSTCSPTFRVSSMTIAGS from the coding sequence GTGGAGCAGCAGGTCGAGGAACTCATGGAGCTCGCCGAGCAGGTCGTGACGCGCGCCAGGAAGGGCGGCGCCGACGTCGCGGAGGCGATCGCCCGCTCCGGCTCCGAGCTCACCACCAAGGTGCGCCTCGGCGAGCCCGAGCTCGTCGAGGAGGCCGTCCACAAGGGCCTCGGCATGAGGATCATCAAGAAGCAGCGCGTCGCGCTGACCTCGACGTCCGACCTCACGCCCCGCGGCATCGATCGCTTCGTGGCGGACGCGCTGGAGCTCGCCGACATCTCCCAGGAGGACGCGTTCGCCGGCCCCGCCGATCCGGAGCTCATCGCCAAGGGGCCCTTCCCCGCGCTCGATCTCTACGATCCCTCCGGCGGGGAGGTCACGGCCGCGCAGGCGATCGACATCGCGCGCCGAGGCGAGCAAGCGGCGCGCGACGCCGACCCGCGGATCACGAACAGCGAGGGCGCGACGTTCTCGCGGAGCGCGGGCGCCTTCGCCCTCGTCCTGTCCGGCGGGTTCCGCGGCGGCTTCGCCGGCTCGTACGCGCAGCTCGTTGTCTCCCCGGTCGCCGACGACAGCGGCGACAAGAAGCGCCGCGGCTTCTACTTCACCGGCCGGCGCCACCTCGCCGACCTGGACGCCCCGGACGCCGTGGGCCGCGAGGCGGCGCGCCGGACGCTGCGCAAGCTCGGCGCCCGCAAGGTGCCGACCTGCGAGGCGCCCGTCGTCTTCGACCCGGACGTCGCCCGGTCGATGCTCGGGTTGCTCGGCTCCTGCATCATGGGCAGCTCGATCTGGCGCAAGTCGAGCTACCTCGTCGGCCGCGAGGAGACGCGCATCGCCAGCGATCTCATCACGATCGTCGACGATCCGCTGATCCCGCGCGCGCCCGGCTCGCGCCCGTTCGACGGCGAGGGCCTCCTCGCCCGGCGCAACGTCGTGGTCGAGCAAGGCGTCCTGAAGACTTACCTCTGCGACAGCTACAGCGGCCGGAAGCTCAAGCGCCCGCCGACCGCCAGCGCCTCGCGCGGCGCTGGCGGCGGCGTCGGGCCGTCCACGTCGAACTTCCTCCTCCAGCCCACCTCCACGCCAGCGGCGGAGATCGTGCGTTCCACGCCGCGCGGGCTGTACGTCACCGAGATGATGGGCTTCGGCTTCAACGCCGTGACCGGCGACTTCTCCCGGGGTGCGTCCGGCTTCTGGATCGAGAACGGAGAGCTCGCTTACCCCGTGAGCGAGGTGACCATCTCGCTGAACCTCGACGAGCTCTTGCAGCGGATCGACGCCGTCGGGGACGACCTCGATCTCCGGACGTCGACGTGCTCGCCGACGTTCCGGGTCTCCTCCATGACCATCGCTGGAAGCTGA
- a CDS encoding helix-turn-helix domain-containing protein, translating to MAGVREKLLTASDLAALCEVDLKTIHNWVDRGRIAHFRTPGRHLRFKAADVAEFLRAWGYSVPRELAKATSKSMMAIGTKDTMAHVARALGEGVPIRHASHPYDALIFAGADPADVYIVDVRAVSSDVDVPSLFEALHRANSQGTFVALSDEPISLPSFVGRIGRSDAQQLKGLLMPEAAAQTATPLQAASGPASEEPPRSLAAGGSSR from the coding sequence ATGGCTGGTGTTCGTGAAAAGCTGTTGACGGCATCGGACCTCGCAGCCTTGTGCGAGGTCGACTTGAAGACAATCCATAACTGGGTAGATCGAGGGAGGATTGCCCATTTCCGTACGCCGGGGAGACACTTGCGCTTCAAGGCCGCGGACGTGGCCGAGTTCCTCCGTGCGTGGGGCTATTCGGTGCCCCGGGAGCTCGCCAAGGCGACCTCCAAGTCGATGATGGCCATCGGCACCAAGGATACGATGGCCCACGTGGCGCGAGCCCTCGGGGAAGGCGTGCCCATCCGGCACGCGAGCCACCCGTATGACGCGCTGATCTTCGCGGGGGCGGACCCCGCGGACGTGTACATCGTCGACGTGCGGGCGGTGTCCAGCGACGTGGACGTCCCCTCCCTCTTCGAGGCGCTCCATCGAGCGAACTCGCAGGGGACGTTCGTCGCTTTGTCGGATGAGCCGATCAGCCTGCCGTCGTTCGTCGGCCGGATCGGCCGAAGCGACGCGCAGCAGCTGAAGGGCCTCCTCATGCCCGAAGCGGCCGCGCAGACGGCGACGCCGCTCCAGGCGGCGAGCGGTCCGGCGTCGGAAGAGCCGCCGCGGAGCCTCGCCGCAGGCGGGTCTTCACGCTGA
- the larB gene encoding nickel pincer cofactor biosynthesis protein LarB, which produces MEPRLVREMLERVRTGELAVEEALDALRGLPFRDLGVATVDHHRALRQGVPEVIFGEGKTPEQIALIAGEISGAGQNVLVTRVDAAKGAAVSALVPAFRYVPLARTGSIEVAPLPKRAAGAVAVVTAGTSDLPVAEEAIETLRAVGLEAKRLYDVGVAGLHRFLHRVEELRKASAVIVVAGMEGALPSVVGGLVAAPVVAVPTSVGYGAALGGFTALFGMLTSCASGVAVVNIDSGFGAAMVVHRMLPKE; this is translated from the coding sequence ATGGAGCCGCGCCTCGTCCGGGAGATGCTTGAGCGCGTTCGGACCGGCGAGCTTGCCGTCGAGGAGGCGCTCGATGCCCTCCGGGGGCTGCCTTTCCGGGACCTGGGCGTCGCGACCGTCGATCACCACCGCGCGCTCAGGCAGGGCGTCCCCGAGGTGATCTTCGGCGAAGGGAAGACACCCGAGCAGATCGCCCTGATCGCCGGGGAGATCTCGGGGGCAGGCCAGAACGTGCTCGTGACCCGGGTCGACGCCGCGAAGGGCGCGGCGGTCTCGGCGCTCGTGCCCGCGTTCCGTTATGTGCCCCTCGCGCGGACCGGCAGCATCGAGGTCGCGCCGCTGCCGAAGCGCGCCGCCGGGGCGGTCGCCGTCGTGACGGCGGGCACGAGCGACCTCCCGGTCGCCGAGGAGGCCATCGAGACCCTGCGCGCCGTGGGCCTCGAGGCGAAGCGGCTGTACGACGTGGGGGTCGCGGGGCTGCACCGCTTCCTCCATCGCGTCGAGGAGCTGCGCAAGGCGTCGGCGGTGATCGTTGTCGCGGGCATGGAAGGCGCGCTGCCGAGCGTGGTCGGCGGGCTCGTGGCGGCGCCGGTCGTCGCGGTGCCGACGTCGGTCGGCTACGGCGCTGCCCTGGGCGGCTTCACCGCGCTCTTCGGCATGCTCACGTCGTGTGCCTCCGGCGTCGCCGTGGTCAACATCGACAGCGGCTTCGGCGCGGCGATGGTGGTGCATCGCATGTTGCCGAAGGAGTAG
- a CDS encoding lamin tail domain-containing protein, whose amino-acid sequence MASPLSCAPELVVPPQLDEGGDEEDANVAGPTNAGPELQIEPPAPLDAAPPVLRVRVLLPGVALESVDPARALVVRGKLSAAHLRQIERGELSTALSERVVPSIAWLNGTPPGDLSLTVAPLAPLAPGETYAIASGSPVFSHHIQIATEGSPPVLSRLWPPPDAGATLGLGVWCGDAPLPEVVAAATLAPGGPAGELRRGAVDDIGARCLRFEGEPTATAPPDTDGLRLVGPPVALPGEPAAVSLDPRPFMLESDPLPAIAAACAPDELALGPGCAQIADDRILVRSADAPLLWAIAGAGLDEVLAVPPGEPFVLAPLPPLSPVELAIATVDNAGVVERRTFSAMTLAPMPHVIINEVLANPVGPEPGQEWVELYNDGDVPAELTGVVLADVGGETELPPISLMPGAYALVVNEDYVSDDELDPPSAPETLLLRVPKLGNHGLSNSGEPLKLKDQGGAVLSRSPAAPTPKPGMSLARVAPHAPDGSAGSFATSWPTPGRVNIMNQEIP is encoded by the coding sequence GTGGCCTCACCCCTGTCCTGCGCGCCGGAGCTCGTCGTCCCCCCGCAACTCGATGAGGGCGGTGACGAAGAGGACGCCAACGTCGCTGGCCCCACAAACGCCGGCCCCGAGCTCCAGATCGAGCCCCCCGCGCCGCTGGACGCCGCGCCTCCGGTGCTGCGGGTGCGCGTGCTCCTCCCGGGCGTCGCGCTCGAGAGCGTCGATCCCGCCCGTGCGCTGGTCGTCCGCGGCAAGCTCAGCGCGGCGCATCTCCGGCAGATTGAGCGAGGCGAGCTGTCGACGGCGCTGTCGGAGCGCGTCGTCCCCTCGATCGCCTGGCTGAACGGGACGCCCCCTGGCGACCTCTCGCTGACCGTGGCGCCGCTCGCCCCGCTCGCGCCCGGGGAGACCTACGCCATCGCGAGCGGCAGCCCTGTGTTCTCGCACCACATCCAGATCGCCACCGAGGGCTCGCCGCCCGTGCTCTCACGGCTCTGGCCGCCGCCCGACGCCGGCGCGACCCTTGGCCTGGGGGTGTGGTGCGGCGACGCGCCCCTCCCGGAGGTGGTCGCCGCGGCGACGCTCGCGCCTGGCGGACCGGCGGGCGAGCTGCGCCGCGGCGCCGTCGACGACATCGGCGCGCGCTGCCTGCGCTTCGAAGGGGAGCCAACCGCCACGGCGCCGCCCGACACCGACGGCTTGCGCCTCGTGGGGCCTCCGGTCGCGCTCCCGGGCGAGCCGGCGGCGGTGAGCCTCGATCCGCGTCCGTTTATGCTGGAATCGGATCCGCTTCCAGCCATCGCGGCGGCGTGCGCGCCGGACGAGCTCGCGCTCGGGCCGGGCTGTGCCCAGATCGCCGACGATCGGATCCTCGTTCGTTCGGCGGATGCGCCGCTGCTCTGGGCGATCGCGGGCGCGGGGCTCGACGAAGTCCTCGCGGTGCCGCCGGGCGAGCCGTTCGTCCTCGCTCCACTGCCGCCCTTGAGCCCCGTGGAGCTCGCCATTGCGACCGTCGACAACGCCGGGGTCGTGGAGCGCCGGACGTTCTCGGCCATGACGCTCGCCCCCATGCCCCATGTGATCATCAACGAGGTGCTGGCAAACCCCGTCGGGCCGGAGCCAGGACAGGAGTGGGTCGAGCTCTACAATGACGGTGACGTCCCTGCTGAGCTCACAGGGGTTGTACTCGCCGATGTGGGTGGTGAGACTGAATTGCCCCCTATTTCCCTCATGCCCGGCGCGTACGCTCTGGTCGTCAACGAGGACTACGTTTCTGATGATGAGCTCGACCCTCCGTCTGCTCCCGAGACGCTTCTTCTCCGCGTGCCAAAACTTGGCAACCATGGGCTGTCGAACTCGGGAGAACCGCTCAAATTGAAGGATCAAGGAGGTGCTGTCTTGTCCAGGTCGCCCGCCGCGCCCACGCCAAAGCCGGGGATGAGCCTGGCCCGCGTCGCTCCGCACGCTCCAGACGGCTCGGCTGGCTCCTTCGCGACCAGCTGGCCGACGCCCGGTCGCGTGAACATAATGAACCAGGAGATCCCCTGA
- a CDS encoding helix-turn-helix domain-containing protein, which produces MAPEDIKKLRQELGCTARELAGALGIEQETVLAWEHGDLFPTKRFVGMMEDLRRKGPEAIPRKKRKQVAASPLQMLADPELWRLFRKLLAHPELRSAATKLAEAYPDPTDAPPP; this is translated from the coding sequence ATGGCCCCCGAGGACATCAAGAAGCTCCGGCAGGAGCTCGGCTGCACGGCCCGCGAGCTTGCCGGAGCGCTGGGCATCGAGCAGGAGACCGTGCTCGCGTGGGAGCACGGAGATCTCTTTCCCACGAAGCGCTTCGTGGGAATGATGGAGGATCTGCGACGGAAAGGTCCGGAGGCGATCCCCCGCAAGAAGAGGAAACAGGTCGCCGCCTCGCCGCTCCAGATGCTCGCCGATCCCGAGCTCTGGCGGCTCTTCCGCAAGCTCCTCGCCCACCCCGAGCTGAGGAGCGCCGCAACGAAGCTGGCCGAGGCCTATCCCGATCCGACGGATGCTCCACCGCCGTGA
- the scpB gene encoding SMC-Scp complex subunit ScpB, whose product MTVADAAAKRRRIAKTTTGQGASARLRAAAHAWLGETKRPRGGKKEPRAPKTTGQGTPAKASAQATPARLRAAAHAWLGGTKRPRGGGKKEPRAPKTAGQGTPAKASAQATPARLRAAAHAWLGGTKRPRGGKKEPRAPKTAGQGTPARASAQATPARLRAAAHAWLGGTKRPRGGKKEPRVSRGTRQDPVARFRAGAWDQLGHPARRADVPVRSATTAPGLSAVARKHLKGVLEALIFVAERPVPARELARSANAEHRVVRELLAELVAEYDGRGFRLDEVAGGYVFRTSAAFAPFVREVTEQKPVKMSRAQTETLAIVAYRQPITRPEIDEIRGVDSGAALKSLLERDLVRILGKKDEPGRPMLYGTTAQFLEFFGLKALGELPTLREFTELTDESRRAYERELGEEPPETGVVTSGQESFAGAEGSIRTSVAASAGENLSEDVGASSAAPREGEVAMEAREDEMPEEISVVGADAALGEAAEKDAFQHANDVADEQRDEDEDDEDDDEDEEGDEDEEEGDEDDEDEEEGDEDEEEDDDDEDEDDDDEEDDEDEDEDDEDDEDEDDEDDEDDD is encoded by the coding sequence GTGACGGTGGCTGATGCCGCGGCGAAGCGGCGGCGCATAGCAAAGACGACGACAGGACAGGGCGCATCGGCGCGGCTGAGGGCGGCGGCGCACGCATGGCTCGGCGAAACGAAGCGGCCGAGGGGCGGGAAGAAGGAGCCGCGTGCGCCGAAGACGACAGGGCAGGGCACGCCGGCGAAGGCGAGCGCGCAGGCCACGCCGGCGCGGTTGAGGGCAGCGGCGCACGCGTGGCTCGGCGGAACGAAGCGGCCGAGGGGGGGCGGGAAGAAGGAGCCACGCGCGCCGAAGACGGCAGGGCAGGGCACGCCGGCGAAGGCGAGCGCGCAGGCCACGCCGGCGCGGCTGAGGGCGGCGGCGCACGCGTGGCTCGGCGGAACGAAGCGGCCGAGGGGCGGGAAGAAGGAGCCACGCGCGCCGAAGACGGCAGGGCAGGGCACGCCGGCGAGGGCGAGCGCGCAGGCCACGCCGGCGCGGCTGAGGGCAGCGGCGCACGCGTGGCTCGGCGGAACGAAGCGGCCGAGGGGCGGGAAGAAGGAGCCGCGCGTATCGAGAGGGACGCGGCAAGATCCGGTCGCTCGCTTCCGCGCTGGCGCATGGGACCAGCTCGGTCATCCGGCGCGCCGCGCCGACGTTCCTGTCCGGAGCGCGACCACGGCGCCCGGGCTCTCTGCCGTCGCGCGCAAGCACCTGAAGGGAGTGCTGGAAGCGCTCATCTTCGTGGCGGAGCGACCGGTGCCGGCCCGGGAGCTCGCGCGCTCGGCGAATGCAGAGCACCGCGTCGTGCGAGAGTTGCTGGCCGAGCTCGTCGCGGAGTACGACGGGCGAGGGTTTCGCCTGGACGAGGTCGCCGGAGGGTATGTCTTTCGCACGAGCGCCGCATTTGCGCCCTTCGTTCGCGAGGTGACAGAGCAGAAGCCGGTCAAGATGTCTCGCGCCCAGACCGAGACGCTCGCGATCGTCGCGTACCGGCAACCGATCACGCGGCCCGAGATCGACGAGATCCGCGGCGTGGACTCCGGCGCGGCGCTCAAGTCGCTCCTGGAGCGTGATCTCGTGAGGATCCTGGGCAAGAAGGACGAGCCTGGGCGCCCTATGCTGTACGGCACGACGGCGCAGTTCCTCGAGTTCTTCGGCCTGAAGGCGCTCGGCGAGCTGCCCACCCTGCGCGAGTTCACCGAGCTGACCGATGAGTCGCGCCGCGCCTATGAGCGCGAGCTCGGCGAAGAGCCGCCCGAGACGGGGGTGGTGACGTCCGGACAGGAGAGCTTCGCCGGCGCGGAGGGATCGATCCGGACGAGCGTCGCCGCCAGTGCGGGGGAAAACCTATCGGAAGACGTCGGCGCGTCGTCTGCTGCGCCGCGGGAGGGAGAGGTCGCGATGGAAGCAAGGGAAGACGAAATGCCTGAAGAGATCTCTGTCGTGGGAGCGGACGCAGCGCTTGGTGAGGCTGCTGAGAAGGACGCTTTCCAGCACGCCAACGATGTCGCGGATGAACAGCGCGACGAGGATGAAGACGACGAAGACGACGACGAAGACGAGGAGGGCGACGAAGACGAGGAGGAGGGCGACGAAGACGACGAAGACGAGGAGGAGGGCGACGAGGACGAGGAGGAGGACGACGACGACGAAGACGAAGACGATGATGACGAGGAGGACGACGAGGACGAAGACGAGGACGACGAAGATGATGAAGACGAGGACGACGAAGATGACGAGGACGATGACTGA
- a CDS encoding segregation and condensation protein A yields the protein MSGSKASAARARNGRGRGNAGAAPAPAARQAAPSPAREVASPAREIASPAADAGPREGEYVVTLPTFEGPLDLLLHLIQQHELDILDIPVSFVTEKYLEYLKLMRSLSIDLASEYLVMAATLTHIKSKMLLPSVPAGQDDDGMPGEEEDPRAELVRRLLEYQKYKVAAADLAERGTLGRDVFTRGMSESEVPKGPAPFAQTAIFSLLDAFERVLKRTNVQIDHEVVFDRISITDRIVELTEKLSARRAMRFEDLLLDSVSKGGVIPRFEVVITFLAVLEMCKLRLIRVHQTDPLAPIHIQLAVADGAPVVFDGSEDGVPMAFDGSEDGAPTAERIETAGSEEAGAPPAAAEGEKAEAVEVGRSEPAGPELVEPVEPTSGAPSGAEPAGASSVAPESLEPVEPVEQVEDVSAEAEEPEPAEAAEESSSEPAWPEPAEPVELVEPLEDVSAEAEEPEPAEAAEESSSEPSWSELAEPVEPLEDVSAEAAGLEPAEAAEESSSEPSWSELAEPVEERNVEAGDAELAEAVEPTSGEPAWSELAEPAEELAEPAEELAEPAEESSGEASATDLPGAAEETSRADDAAAGEPAMEAVEGDADPAPGEAERDAVVDPNAHSAAEDFAAPPAEVDEVDAGSGRDGG from the coding sequence GTGAGCGGTTCCAAGGCGAGTGCAGCACGGGCGCGCAACGGCAGAGGGCGCGGCAACGCGGGTGCCGCCCCTGCGCCCGCCGCGCGCCAGGCCGCCCCCTCGCCGGCCCGGGAGGTCGCCTCGCCGGCCCGGGAGATCGCCTCGCCGGCGGCCGACGCAGGGCCGCGCGAGGGCGAGTACGTCGTCACGCTTCCCACGTTCGAGGGGCCGCTCGACCTGCTGCTTCACCTCATCCAGCAGCACGAGCTCGACATCCTCGACATCCCCGTGAGCTTCGTCACGGAAAAATACCTCGAGTACCTGAAGCTCATGCGGTCGCTGTCGATCGACCTCGCGAGCGAGTACCTCGTGATGGCGGCGACGCTGACGCACATCAAGTCGAAGATGCTGCTGCCGAGCGTGCCTGCGGGGCAGGACGACGACGGGATGCCGGGCGAGGAGGAGGATCCGCGGGCGGAGCTCGTCCGGCGGCTCCTCGAGTACCAGAAGTACAAGGTCGCCGCAGCCGACCTGGCCGAGCGCGGGACGCTCGGGCGCGACGTGTTCACGCGCGGCATGAGCGAGAGCGAGGTGCCCAAGGGCCCGGCTCCGTTCGCGCAGACGGCGATCTTCAGCCTGCTGGACGCCTTCGAGCGGGTGCTGAAGCGGACGAACGTCCAGATCGATCATGAGGTCGTCTTCGATCGCATCAGCATCACGGATCGCATCGTCGAGCTCACGGAGAAGCTCTCGGCGCGGCGCGCCATGCGGTTCGAGGATCTGCTGCTCGACAGCGTCTCGAAGGGGGGGGTGATCCCGCGCTTCGAGGTCGTGATCACGTTCCTGGCCGTGCTCGAGATGTGCAAGCTGAGGCTCATCCGGGTCCACCAGACGGACCCGCTGGCGCCCATTCACATCCAGCTCGCGGTCGCCGATGGCGCGCCGGTGGTGTTTGACGGCTCCGAGGACGGCGTGCCGATGGCATTTGACGGCTCCGAGGACGGCGCGCCGACGGCGGAGCGGATCGAGACGGCGGGGAGCGAGGAGGCAGGAGCGCCGCCTGCTGCCGCCGAGGGCGAGAAGGCGGAGGCCGTCGAGGTGGGGCGAAGCGAGCCGGCCGGGCCGGAGCTCGTCGAGCCGGTCGAGCCGACGAGCGGAGCGCCGTCGGGAGCGGAGCCCGCGGGGGCGTCGAGCGTCGCACCGGAGAGCCTGGAGCCGGTCGAGCCCGTGGAGCAGGTGGAGGACGTCAGCGCCGAGGCGGAAGAACCGGAGCCCGCGGAGGCAGCGGAGGAGTCGAGCAGCGAACCGGCGTGGCCCGAGCCGGCCGAGCCTGTGGAGCTTGTGGAGCCGCTGGAGGACGTCAGCGCCGAGGCGGAAGAACCGGAGCCCGCGGAGGCAGCGGAGGAGTCGAGCAGCGAACCGTCATGGTCGGAGCTGGCCGAGCCTGTGGAGCCGCTGGAGGACGTCAGCGCCGAGGCAGCAGGGCTGGAGCCCGCGGAGGCTGCAGAGGAGTCGAGCAGCGAACCGTCATGGTCGGAGCTGGCTGAGCCCGTGGAAGAGCGGAACGTCGAGGCGGGGGACGCGGAGCTGGCGGAGGCCGTTGAGCCAACGAGCGGCGAACCGGCGTGGTCGGAGCTGGCCGAGCCAGCTGAGGAGCTGGCCGAGCCAGCTGAGGAGCTGGCCGAGCCAGCTGAGGAATCGAGCGGCGAAGCATCGGCGACGGACCTCCCCGGGGCCGCGGAGGAGACGAGTCGTGCGGACGACGCCGCAGCGGGCGAGCCTGCGATGGAAGCGGTGGAAGGTGATGCCGACCCGGCTCCGGGAGAGGCGGAGCGCGATGCGGTCGTGGACCCGAATGCGCACTCGGCCGCAGAGGACTTCGCAGCGCCGCCGGCAGAGGTGGATGAGGTAGACGCGGGGAGTGGCCGTGACGGTGGCTGA
- a CDS encoding serine/threonine-protein kinase, producing the protein MEPSPAKSCPSCGERYDAGVLYCPRDGTPLASSRKSPTFGAAERDPYVGVTLGGQIQTRHLIGIGSMGRVYRAFQAGIERDVAVKILHRELSSNAELVSRFHREAKIASRLVHPNVVQVLMTGSVPSAADPRIGGELYLVMEHLDGISLLSALAAAGAGGESEALPLPRALHIALQVCDAVGEAHAQGIVHRDLKPENIMLVRRSEDPDYVKVLDFGIARLDWADKAMTTQAGLIFGTAKYISPEGAEGQRVGPPADVYSIATMLYQCLAGRAPFEGDSPVALLVQHTHAPPADLRSIARSSYVPEPIARIVMQNLAKKPSDRAPDARALGRDLALAVRASGLDPEEIAAQPGLLRASAVMKLASKSRTKSLDLSPALAAQIGGIAAPTLESAHIGDLEPRLPGGDAARYSDPASHRREEERSSASGAERASSSSFSSAPSWTTPLAASSQAERPSSGGRFGGALTEPAERLDAGARASWSPARHGGAADEPARTAIGLGIDPMRDAAPVPSTMQGVESAAPPLPRRAMIARATALLACASAVGFVVFLGGRHLGAFGGPSARDTIEGHIERARDCMGRHAWDTPPRENVKEIVSQALARWPGDARLAELRRESSERIVADALGRKYAGDKAGAIQLAKLALELQPTLTTAQHLVAELSGGPPGAAPAPPPQVAPQSSGTQAAGPDRRPAPRRPAPAEARGAPQGQPPAPVPRGAPAPSPTPGGAGSPDGTGAASPPASAAPAPVLPPSPPPLPTDAASPLPSSTGPWL; encoded by the coding sequence ATGGAGCCGTCCCCCGCGAAGAGCTGCCCCTCGTGCGGCGAGCGCTACGACGCGGGCGTCCTCTATTGCCCGCGCGATGGCACCCCGCTCGCGAGCTCGCGCAAGAGCCCCACGTTCGGCGCCGCGGAGCGCGACCCGTACGTGGGCGTCACCCTCGGCGGGCAGATCCAGACCCGCCACCTCATCGGCATCGGCTCGATGGGCCGCGTCTACCGCGCTTTCCAGGCCGGGATCGAGCGCGACGTGGCCGTGAAGATCCTCCACCGCGAGCTCAGCAGCAACGCAGAGCTCGTGAGCCGCTTCCACCGCGAGGCCAAGATCGCGAGCCGGCTGGTCCACCCGAACGTGGTCCAGGTCCTCATGACCGGGAGCGTGCCCTCAGCGGCCGACCCCCGGATCGGCGGGGAGCTCTACCTCGTCATGGAGCACCTCGACGGCATCTCGCTGCTCTCCGCGCTCGCCGCGGCAGGGGCAGGCGGCGAGAGCGAGGCGCTGCCGCTCCCGAGGGCGCTCCACATCGCCCTCCAGGTGTGCGACGCGGTCGGCGAGGCGCACGCGCAGGGCATCGTCCACCGGGATCTCAAGCCCGAGAACATCATGCTCGTCCGCCGCAGCGAGGACCCGGATTACGTGAAGGTGCTCGACTTCGGCATCGCCCGCCTCGACTGGGCCGACAAGGCGATGACCACCCAGGCGGGGCTCATCTTCGGCACCGCCAAGTACATCTCGCCCGAAGGCGCCGAAGGGCAGCGGGTCGGTCCGCCGGCGGACGTCTACTCCATCGCGACGATGCTGTACCAGTGCCTCGCGGGGCGCGCCCCGTTCGAGGGCGACTCGCCGGTCGCGCTCCTCGTCCAGCACACGCACGCCCCGCCGGCGGACCTGCGCAGCATCGCGCGCTCCAGCTACGTGCCCGAGCCCATCGCGCGGATCGTGATGCAGAACCTCGCCAAGAAGCCCTCGGACCGGGCCCCCGACGCGCGCGCCCTCGGCCGCGACCTCGCCCTCGCCGTCCGGGCGAGCGGGCTCGACCCCGAGGAGATCGCCGCCCAGCCCGGGCTCCTGCGCGCCAGCGCGGTCATGAAGCTGGCCTCGAAGTCGCGCACCAAATCGCTCGATCTCTCCCCCGCGCTCGCCGCCCAGATCGGCGGCATCGCCGCACCGACGCTCGAGAGCGCCCACATCGGCGACCTCGAGCCCCGCCTCCCGGGGGGCGACGCGGCGCGCTACAGCGACCCCGCGTCGCATCGCCGCGAGGAGGAGCGCTCCTCCGCCAGCGGCGCCGAGCGCGCTTCGTCCAGCTCGTTCAGCTCGGCGCCCTCGTGGACAACGCCGCTCGCAGCGTCGTCCCAGGCCGAGCGGCCTTCGAGCGGCGGGCGGTTCGGCGGCGCGCTCACCGAACCGGCGGAGCGGCTCGACGCCGGAGCGCGCGCATCGTGGAGCCCCGCTCGCCACGGCGGCGCGGCGGACGAGCCCGCGCGCACGGCGATCGGCCTCGGCATCGATCCCATGCGCGACGCTGCGCCCGTCCCGTCGACCATGCAAGGCGTCGAGTCCGCCGCGCCGCCGCTCCCCCGTCGGGCGATGATCGCGCGCGCGACCGCCCTCCTCGCGTGCGCCAGCGCGGTGGGGTTCGTCGTGTTCCTCGGCGGGCGGCACCTCGGCGCCTTCGGGGGGCCGTCCGCGCGCGACACCATCGAAGGGCACATCGAGCGCGCGCGCGACTGCATGGGCAGGCACGCCTGGGACACCCCGCCCCGCGAGAACGTCAAGGAGATCGTCTCGCAGGCGCTCGCGCGGTGGCCAGGAGACGCGCGCCTCGCCGAGCTCCGCCGCGAGTCGTCCGAGCGCATCGTCGCCGACGCCCTCGGGCGGAAATACGCCGGCGACAAGGCCGGCGCCATCCAGCTCGCGAAGCTCGCGCTCGAGCTGCAGCCGACGCTCACCACCGCCCAGCACCTCGTCGCCGAGCTCTCCGGGGGCCCGCCGGGCGCCGCCCCGGCGCCGCCCCCTCAGGTCGCTCCACAGAGCTCGGGGACACAGGCCGCAGGCCCCGACCGCAGGCCTGCGCCGCGCCGCCCCGCGCCGGCCGAGGCCCGCGGCGCTCCTCAGGGGCAGCCGCCGGCGCCCGTCCCCCGGGGCGCGCCGGCCCCGTCCCCGACGCCGGGAGGCGCGGGTTCGCCCGACGGCACCGGCGCTGCCTCGCCGCCGGCCAGCGCCGCGCCAGCGCCGGTCCTGCCTCCCTCGCCGCCGCCGCTGCCCACGGACGCCGCCTCGCCGCTCCCCTCGTCGACGGGTCCATGGCTATAA